A single genomic interval of Alteromonas sp. CI.11.F.A3 harbors:
- the cysQ gene encoding 3'(2'),5'-bisphosphate nucleotidase CysQ: MTNTLAQTILRIAKEAGDKIMAIYDKDFAIYEKQDTSPLTEADLAAHNVIVDALEKESDLPILSEESADISWDERKQWQSYWLVDPLDGTKEFIKKNGEFTVNIALIEDGKPTMGVVYAPALNKSYVGIVGEGAWTEVDGEFTAISARKHDGAEVWKIVGSRSHQSPEIQNLLSQLEGETELVAMGSSLKLCLVAEGEAHLYPRLGPTSEWDTGAAHAVALAAGANVTVLDPNDPLNDNADALTYNQKESVLNPFFLVSA, from the coding sequence ATGACTAATACACTGGCACAGACCATTCTTCGCATTGCTAAAGAAGCAGGCGATAAAATAATGGCGATTTACGATAAAGATTTCGCCATTTATGAAAAACAAGATACCAGCCCGTTAACCGAAGCTGACTTAGCGGCGCATAACGTAATTGTTGATGCCCTCGAAAAAGAATCTGACCTTCCTATTTTATCGGAAGAATCGGCAGATATTTCATGGGATGAGCGTAAGCAATGGCAATCTTACTGGCTTGTCGACCCACTAGATGGCACGAAAGAATTCATCAAAAAGAATGGTGAGTTCACAGTAAATATTGCGTTGATTGAAGACGGCAAACCTACGATGGGTGTAGTGTACGCACCAGCACTTAACAAAAGTTATGTAGGCATTGTGGGTGAAGGCGCATGGACTGAAGTAGACGGCGAATTTACTGCTATATCTGCACGTAAGCACGATGGTGCTGAAGTATGGAAGATAGTAGGTAGCCGTTCTCACCAAAGCCCTGAAATTCAAAATCTACTGTCTCAATTAGAGGGTGAAACTGAATTAGTGGCCATGGGAAGTTCATTGAAGTTATGCCTAGTGGCTGAAGGTGAAGCTCACCTTTATCCTCGTTTAGGCCCTACTTCTGAATGGGACACAGGCGCAGCCCATGCTGTAGCCCTAGCTGCAGGTGCAAATGTGACTGTGCTAGACCCTAACGATCCGTTAAATGACAACGCCGACGCTCTTACTTACAACCAAAAAGAGTCTGTGTTAAACCCCTTTTTCCTTGTGAGCGCATAA
- a CDS encoding DUF3025 domain-containing protein, whose translation MPIPVTPWCKHHIQDNASLPVHTLLNEFMLLDDTVFPSAARINHLREAFQPQWQGPVFVAQGDLDKQSDPNHSRYYEEIIASDNSIPTRENSWHDLFNALIWIQFPATKALLNTLHMQDIAHHGTHPRTERRNRITHFDECGVVLALEEGDAYKSNMLLNMLAQHQWQDSFLTHRHEWGTHITPFIFGHANLEMMLSPFIGLTGKWLAVSVPKGFSGMNQWQQREEVDKSLVKRITELDAFNKSPLLKPIPLLGVPGWYEEQDENFYNNSEYFRPLRPGAKPSIQLPLFDITTV comes from the coding sequence ATGCCAATACCTGTTACTCCTTGGTGTAAACACCATATTCAAGATAATGCGTCTTTACCAGTACATACACTGTTGAATGAATTCATGTTATTAGACGACACTGTTTTTCCTAGCGCTGCAAGGATTAACCATTTACGTGAAGCATTTCAGCCCCAATGGCAGGGCCCTGTGTTTGTAGCGCAAGGGGATCTTGATAAGCAAAGTGACCCAAACCACAGTCGTTACTATGAAGAAATAATCGCGAGCGACAACAGTATACCCACTCGTGAAAATAGCTGGCATGATTTGTTCAATGCGCTTATCTGGATTCAATTTCCCGCCACAAAAGCGTTATTGAATACCCTGCATATGCAAGATATTGCACACCATGGCACACACCCAAGAACTGAGCGGCGAAATCGTATTACGCACTTTGATGAATGCGGCGTGGTACTCGCGCTGGAAGAAGGGGATGCTTATAAATCAAACATGTTGCTGAATATGTTAGCCCAACATCAATGGCAGGATAGCTTTTTAACCCATAGGCACGAGTGGGGAACCCACATAACCCCCTTTATTTTCGGGCATGCAAACCTTGAAATGATGCTTTCGCCTTTTATCGGGCTTACGGGGAAGTGGTTGGCAGTGAGTGTGCCTAAAGGGTTTAGTGGTATGAATCAATGGCAGCAACGCGAAGAGGTAGACAAATCATTGGTGAAACGTATCACTGAGCTTGATGCGTTTAACAAATCTCCGCTACTAAAACCTATTCCTTTGCTAGGTGTACCAGGGTGGTACGAAGAACAAGATGAAAATTTCTATAACAATAGCGAGTACTTTAGGCCTTTGAGGCCGGGAGCAAAACCTTCTATTCAGTTACCGCTTTTCGACATAACGACGGTTTGA
- the cysC gene encoding adenylyl-sulfate kinase has translation MATDNVVWHKHEVNKTTRAAKLNQSPRVFWLTGLSGSGKSTLANLLEKKLHEQAKHTYLLDGDNVRHGLCGDLGFSDKDRVENIRRISEVAKLFVDSGTLVLTAFISPFKADRDYCRGLLEDGEFVEVFIDTPIEVCEKRDPKGLYKKARSGEIKDFTGIDSAYEAPEKPEIHLTYQDEPAEQTAERLYALLQEKGLV, from the coding sequence ATGGCCACCGACAACGTTGTTTGGCACAAGCATGAGGTGAATAAAACCACCCGCGCTGCAAAGCTGAATCAATCGCCTCGCGTGTTCTGGCTTACCGGCCTAAGTGGTTCTGGTAAGTCTACTCTGGCCAACTTGCTTGAGAAGAAACTTCACGAGCAAGCCAAGCACACTTACCTATTAGACGGTGATAACGTGCGTCATGGCTTATGTGGCGACTTGGGCTTTAGCGATAAAGACCGTGTAGAAAATATTCGCAGAATCAGTGAAGTTGCAAAACTGTTTGTTGATTCTGGCACGCTGGTTTTAACAGCGTTCATCTCTCCTTTTAAAGCGGATCGCGACTACTGTCGTGGCCTTTTAGAAGACGGCGAATTCGTTGAAGTGTTTATCGACACACCTATCGAAGTGTGCGAAAAGCGCGATCCAAAAGGGCTTTATAAGAAAGCGCGTAGCGGTGAGATTAAAGATTTCACTGGTATCGACTCTGCTTATGAAGCACCGGAAAAGCCTGAGATACATTTAACGTATCAAGATGAACCTGCAGAGCAAACTGCTGAACGCTTATATGCGTTACTGCAAGAAAAAGGACTTGTGTAA
- the asnB gene encoding asparagine synthase B, which produces MCGIFGILDIKTDVSELRTQALELTKLLRHRGPDWSGIWNNDNTILCHERLAIVDVDTGAQPLISQNGKQVLAVNGEIYNHKQLADDLAEPYPFKTRSDCEVILPLFQQKGVSFVDELEGMFSFVLYDDEQDAYLIARDHMGIIPLYTGYDEHGNFYVASEMKALAPICKTISEFPPGHYLWSKDGQITKYYKRDWMEYDAVKDNTTNLDDLRVAFEKSVKSHMMSDVPYAVLLSGGLDSSLVSAIAAKYVAKRVEDEDKTEAWWPRLHSFAVGLEGAPDLKAAKKVADMIGTVHHEIHFTIQEGLDAIRDVIFHLETYDTTTIRAATPMYLMTRKIKAMGIKMVLSGEGADEIFGGYLYFHKAPNAKEFHEETVRKLDRLHLFDCARANKATSAWGVEARVPFLDKNFIDVAMRLNPQDKMCLDGKMEKWILRKAFDNGDTLPAEVLWRQKEQFGDGVGYSWIDSIRDFVENEVSDQQFASAEFRFPVNTPDTKEGYYYRTIFEGYFPQESAARCVPSGKSIACSTVEALEWDESFKNNADPSGRSMKDVHSGASD; this is translated from the coding sequence ATGTGTGGTATTTTCGGTATCCTTGATATCAAAACCGATGTGTCTGAACTCAGAACCCAAGCCCTCGAATTAACAAAATTATTGCGCCACCGTGGCCCTGACTGGTCGGGAATCTGGAATAATGACAATACCATTCTTTGTCACGAAAGATTGGCTATTGTTGATGTGGACACTGGCGCTCAGCCGCTTATCAGCCAAAATGGCAAACAAGTTTTAGCCGTAAATGGCGAAATTTATAATCATAAGCAACTCGCTGATGATTTAGCAGAACCTTATCCGTTTAAAACTCGCTCAGATTGCGAAGTTATTCTTCCGCTTTTTCAACAAAAAGGTGTGAGCTTTGTTGATGAATTAGAAGGCATGTTCTCGTTTGTTCTTTATGACGACGAACAAGATGCTTATCTAATTGCTCGCGACCATATGGGTATTATCCCTCTATACACAGGTTACGATGAGCACGGCAACTTCTACGTTGCTTCAGAAATGAAAGCGTTGGCCCCGATTTGTAAAACCATCAGCGAATTTCCTCCAGGGCATTACCTGTGGAGTAAAGACGGTCAAATCACGAAGTATTACAAGCGTGATTGGATGGAATACGATGCAGTAAAAGACAACACCACTAACCTTGACGATTTACGTGTAGCGTTTGAAAAATCAGTGAAGTCTCACATGATGTCAGACGTACCATACGCAGTATTATTATCAGGCGGTTTGGACTCATCATTAGTCTCTGCAATTGCAGCTAAGTATGTTGCAAAACGTGTTGAAGACGAAGATAAAACAGAAGCTTGGTGGCCTCGCCTGCATAGCTTCGCGGTAGGTCTTGAAGGCGCACCAGATTTGAAAGCTGCTAAGAAAGTGGCCGATATGATTGGTACTGTACACCACGAAATTCACTTCACTATTCAAGAAGGGCTTGATGCCATTCGTGACGTGATTTTCCACCTAGAAACCTACGATACCACTACCATTCGTGCGGCAACGCCAATGTACCTAATGACCCGTAAGATTAAAGCCATGGGTATTAAGATGGTATTGTCTGGTGAAGGTGCTGACGAAATTTTTGGTGGGTACTTATACTTCCACAAAGCGCCAAATGCGAAAGAGTTCCACGAAGAAACGGTACGTAAACTAGATCGTCTTCACTTGTTCGATTGTGCTCGTGCGAACAAGGCAACTTCAGCGTGGGGTGTTGAAGCCCGTGTTCCATTCCTAGATAAAAACTTTATCGACGTGGCCATGCGCTTAAACCCACAAGATAAAATGTGTCTTGATGGTAAAATGGAAAAATGGATTTTACGTAAAGCGTTCGACAATGGCGATACCCTGCCTGCCGAAGTGCTATGGCGTCAAAAAGAACAGTTCGGTGATGGCGTAGGCTATTCTTGGATTGATTCTATCCGTGATTTCGTAGAGAACGAAGTATCTGACCAACAATTTGCTTCTGCAGAGTTCCGCTTCCCAGTGAACACACCAGATACCAAAGAAGGTTACTACTACCGTACTATCTTCGAAGGTTATTTCCCTCAAGAAAGTGCGGCACGTTGTGTACCTAGTGGCAAATCTATTGCCTGCAGTACGGTTGAAGCGCTTGAGTGGGATGAAAGCTTTAAGAACAATGCCGATCCTTCAGGTCGTTCAATGAAAGACGTGCACTCTGGTGCCTCTGACTAA
- a CDS encoding RMD1 family protein has translation MQFSNDRVSVYVIPDVDSLQMDASVQGSRYRDAMHIEVTGGEAWLFEYGVVVFWGVVEEERVALLNRLQVSPKLLSGIHQEHLQFAFTSDVLRLQRDLITLSIDDPLLRLSISHGLAQSIKLNEYEHKAQDTITRYAYLPKALAETGKITLRRPALAKIRGHLFSTKSDIFLHYGLLDTPEFFWEYPEYEHAYNATARYLDIRPRVDVLSNKLNVIHELFEMLAEELNHKHSSFLEWIIIILIAFEIATFGAEELKGLFM, from the coding sequence ATGCAATTTTCAAACGACCGAGTTTCGGTATATGTTATTCCTGATGTAGATAGCCTTCAAATGGACGCAAGTGTTCAGGGTTCGCGCTATCGTGATGCCATGCACATTGAAGTGACAGGCGGTGAAGCTTGGCTTTTCGAGTATGGTGTGGTGGTTTTTTGGGGCGTGGTAGAAGAAGAGCGTGTTGCCTTATTAAATAGGTTACAGGTGAGCCCTAAATTATTGTCTGGTATTCACCAAGAGCATCTACAATTTGCGTTTACAAGCGATGTGCTTAGGCTGCAACGGGACCTAATAACCCTATCGATTGACGATCCATTACTTCGGCTATCAATCAGCCATGGGTTAGCCCAGTCAATTAAGCTCAATGAATACGAGCATAAAGCGCAAGATACGATTACTCGCTATGCGTATTTGCCGAAAGCGTTGGCCGAAACGGGCAAGATAACGTTACGTCGCCCCGCGTTGGCAAAAATACGTGGGCACTTGTTTAGTACCAAAAGTGACATCTTTTTGCATTACGGGTTGCTTGATACGCCAGAGTTCTTTTGGGAATACCCCGAATATGAACATGCTTATAATGCCACGGCGCGATATTTAGATATTCGCCCTAGGGTAGATGTGCTTTCAAACAAGCTAAATGTTATTCATGAGCTGTTCGAGATGCTGGCAGAAGAATTAAATCATAAACATTCATCGTTCTTGGAATGGATAATTATTATCTTGATTGCGTTTGAAATAGCGACCTTTGGGGCTGAAGAACTTAAAGGGTTGTTCATGTAA
- a CDS encoding M28 family metallopeptidase has translation MKKMFLPLLVTAVSAVSACSPNNAPENALDNDLAQSETQKTNIATNFDSVYASISDADIREPLKILSSDEFEGRLPTTIGETKTLDYLTREFEKAGLSPGNGDSYLQKVALMEISANPEMTMTIGDNSFSYKEDMVASSKREQETVSLENSELVFVGYGVNAPEYDWNDYEGLDVTGKTVVILVNDPGFENPESGKFQGTTMTYYGRWSYKYEEASRQGAAGALIVHETAPASYGWSVVANSWSGPQYGLVSKDKGASRVAVEGWLTLSAAEKVFADAGFNFQEEKNQAKLGPYHKAMDINASVTVQNTFKKSESHNVIATLPGSELPNEHVIYTAHWDHLGKDETKEGDNIYNGAHDNATGSAAILAMAKAYANLDIAPKRSVSFLIVTAEEQGLLGSKYYADNAVIPLEDTVANINMDAMNVLGKTKNVAVVGMGKSDLEDYLKTAADKQGRTLTQEDRPEAGYYYRSDHFSFAKKGVPALYAEGGNEPADEATAKYRKRMNVIVTGCYHQVCDQYRDDWDLSGIVQDTQLLFDVGFNVANAKQWPAWKETSEFQRNN, from the coding sequence ATGAAAAAAATGTTTTTGCCCTTGCTGGTAACTGCCGTATCAGCGGTAAGTGCTTGCAGCCCCAATAACGCGCCTGAAAATGCGCTTGATAACGACTTAGCCCAATCTGAAACTCAAAAAACGAATATCGCGACTAACTTCGACTCAGTTTACGCCAGCATTTCAGATGCAGATATTCGCGAACCATTAAAAATACTGTCATCTGACGAATTTGAAGGCCGCTTGCCCACCACCATCGGTGAAACAAAAACGCTGGATTATCTCACTCGAGAATTTGAAAAAGCAGGGTTGTCACCGGGTAACGGCGATAGCTACCTTCAGAAAGTAGCATTAATGGAAATTAGCGCTAACCCTGAAATGACCATGACGATTGGTGACAATAGCTTTTCGTATAAAGAAGACATGGTTGCGTCATCTAAGCGCGAGCAAGAAACCGTATCACTTGAGAATTCAGAACTGGTATTTGTTGGCTACGGTGTTAACGCACCTGAATACGACTGGAACGATTATGAAGGCTTAGATGTTACCGGCAAAACCGTAGTGATATTGGTGAACGACCCAGGTTTCGAAAACCCTGAGAGCGGAAAGTTCCAAGGCACGACGATGACCTACTATGGCCGCTGGAGTTACAAGTATGAAGAAGCTAGCCGTCAAGGCGCTGCTGGCGCGCTAATTGTTCACGAAACCGCCCCAGCCTCTTACGGTTGGTCAGTAGTAGCGAATAGCTGGAGTGGCCCACAGTATGGGTTAGTATCTAAAGACAAAGGTGCTAGTCGTGTTGCTGTTGAAGGTTGGTTAACGCTAAGCGCCGCTGAAAAAGTGTTCGCAGATGCAGGCTTTAATTTTCAAGAAGAAAAGAACCAAGCCAAGCTTGGGCCTTATCATAAAGCAATGGATATTAATGCATCAGTAACCGTGCAAAACACGTTTAAAAAATCTGAAAGTCACAATGTTATTGCCACGCTACCTGGTTCAGAGCTACCAAACGAGCATGTTATTTACACCGCGCACTGGGATCATTTAGGAAAAGATGAAACCAAAGAAGGCGACAATATTTACAATGGTGCACACGATAACGCCACAGGAAGCGCTGCTATTTTGGCAATGGCTAAAGCCTACGCTAACTTAGATATTGCGCCGAAGCGTTCTGTATCGTTTTTAATAGTAACAGCCGAAGAACAAGGTTTGTTGGGCAGTAAATACTATGCAGACAACGCCGTTATCCCATTGGAAGATACGGTGGCCAATATCAATATGGATGCCATGAACGTACTTGGGAAGACTAAGAACGTTGCCGTGGTAGGTATGGGTAAGTCAGACTTAGAAGATTACCTTAAAACTGCTGCTGATAAACAAGGTAGAACCCTCACTCAGGAAGACCGCCCGGAAGCAGGTTATTACTATCGCTCTGACCACTTCAGCTTTGCGAAAAAAGGCGTGCCTGCACTTTATGCAGAAGGGGGTAATGAGCCTGCTGACGAGGCAACGGCTAAATACCGTAAACGCATGAATGTAATTGTCACGGGCTGTTATCACCAAGTGTGTGACCAATACCGTGACGATTGGGATTTAAGCGGCATTGTACAAGACACCCAATTATTGTTCGATGTAGGTTTTAACGTTGCTAACGCTAAGCAGTGGCCAGCCTGGAAAGAAACCAGCGAGTTTCAGCGTAATAATTGA
- a CDS encoding YIP1 family protein → MHSVSNPFQACNDIFFRPNGVFKAVGEKNNWSWFPFIIVMMITLASQYLYVNFVDIEWFANINIAAQDAMSPAEEDQMRAFFTRNTLMLSQLIGAFFALTVVNAIFAVYLNLTTRSDDSHVFGFTDWYGFTWWVSMPYVVTGLIAAALIMFAGDHQISPAILAPLSLSYILGIEMTSPWFAFAQAIRVELFWTIYLTMVGITQWTSFSTKKAAIIASAPYAVIYGIWGVFALI, encoded by the coding sequence ATGCATTCAGTATCAAACCCCTTTCAAGCGTGTAACGATATATTCTTTCGGCCTAATGGCGTATTTAAAGCTGTTGGTGAAAAAAACAACTGGAGTTGGTTTCCTTTTATTATTGTTATGATGATAACGTTGGCGTCTCAATATTTGTACGTAAACTTCGTTGATATTGAATGGTTTGCAAATATTAACATTGCCGCTCAAGATGCAATGAGTCCGGCAGAAGAAGACCAAATGCGCGCCTTCTTCACTAGAAACACCCTCATGCTTTCCCAGTTAATAGGTGCATTCTTTGCACTTACCGTGGTGAACGCTATTTTTGCCGTTTATTTAAATTTAACAACACGCAGTGACGACAGTCATGTTTTCGGCTTTACGGATTGGTATGGCTTTACGTGGTGGGTATCTATGCCTTACGTGGTAACGGGTCTTATTGCTGCTGCACTTATTATGTTTGCGGGCGATCACCAAATATCCCCTGCCATACTTGCTCCCCTGTCACTTTCTTACATACTAGGTATTGAAATGACATCACCATGGTTCGCGTTTGCCCAAGCTATTCGCGTTGAGTTGTTTTGGACTATCTACCTTACGATGGTAGGCATCACTCAATGGACCTCATTCTCTACGAAAAAGGCAGCAATTATTGCTTCCGCTCCCTACGCTGTGATTTACGGTATTTGGGGTGTTTTCGCACTTATTTAA
- the cysN gene encoding sulfate adenylyltransferase subunit CysN — MNNENNLLKQDILSYLEQHEQKDMLRFLTCGSVDDGKSTLIGRLLHDSKMIYEDQLAAITKDSKKSGTTGEKVDLALLVDGLQSEREQGITIDVAYRYFSTDKRKFIIADTPGHEQYTRNMVTGASTCDLAIILVDARGGVKVQTKRHSFLVSLLGIKHVIVAINKMDLMDYSEEVYNQIKQDYLKFSEQLDIPDIQFVPLSALEGDNVVNVSEHTPWFDGIPLMQMLENTKIGEDDNHDDFRFPVQYVNRPNLDFRGFAGTVVSGQIEPGDEVTALPSGKTSKVKSIVTFEGDQERAYVPQAVTLTLEDEIDISRGDMIVKSGNLPLLSTQFKTHLVWMDEEPLMPNKQFLFKFATKSTTGVVSHIDNQIDVNTLEEKDAMHLNLNEIGVVDVKFTQTVACDPYKRNRPTGSFIVIDRMTNSTVGAGMIIDELAKDAQHASPDFSEFELEFNALVRKHFPHWSAVDISKL, encoded by the coding sequence ATGAACAACGAAAACAATTTATTAAAGCAAGACATACTGTCTTACCTTGAGCAGCACGAACAAAAAGACATGCTACGTTTCCTTACATGCGGAAGTGTAGATGACGGTAAAAGTACCCTAATCGGTCGCTTACTTCATGATTCTAAAATGATTTATGAAGACCAACTTGCTGCGATTACTAAAGACAGCAAAAAATCAGGTACTACTGGTGAGAAAGTCGATTTAGCCTTATTGGTTGATGGCCTTCAATCAGAGCGTGAGCAAGGTATTACGATTGACGTAGCATACCGTTACTTCTCTACCGACAAGCGTAAGTTTATTATTGCTGATACTCCAGGGCATGAACAGTACACACGTAACATGGTAACTGGCGCATCTACTTGCGACCTTGCCATCATTCTTGTCGATGCTCGCGGCGGTGTAAAAGTACAGACTAAACGTCACTCATTCCTAGTATCTTTGTTAGGCATTAAGCACGTTATTGTTGCTATCAACAAAATGGACTTAATGGATTACTCTGAAGAAGTGTACAACCAGATCAAGCAAGACTATCTGAAGTTTTCCGAGCAATTGGATATTCCAGATATTCAATTCGTACCACTTTCTGCACTTGAAGGTGACAACGTAGTAAACGTGAGCGAACACACACCATGGTTCGATGGCATTCCGCTTATGCAAATGCTAGAGAACACGAAAATTGGTGAGGACGATAATCATGATGATTTCCGTTTCCCTGTTCAATACGTTAATCGTCCTAACCTAGATTTTCGTGGGTTTGCCGGTACGGTTGTATCTGGTCAAATTGAACCAGGCGATGAAGTCACAGCCCTTCCTTCTGGAAAAACGTCGAAAGTAAAATCGATTGTGACTTTTGAAGGTGATCAAGAGCGTGCTTATGTACCTCAAGCGGTTACCCTTACACTGGAAGATGAAATTGATATTTCACGTGGCGACATGATTGTAAAATCAGGCAACTTGCCACTACTTTCTACTCAATTTAAAACGCATTTGGTATGGATGGACGAAGAGCCACTTATGCCAAACAAGCAGTTCTTGTTTAAGTTTGCGACCAAGTCAACGACAGGTGTTGTGTCTCATATCGATAACCAAATTGATGTGAACACCCTTGAAGAAAAAGATGCGATGCACCTTAACTTGAATGAAATTGGTGTGGTAGATGTGAAATTTACCCAAACCGTAGCGTGCGACCCATACAAGCGTAACCGCCCTACGGGTTCTTTCATCGTTATTGATCGCATGACTAACAGTACTGTTGGTGCTGGTATGATCATTGATGAACTTGCTAAAGATGCACAACACGCTTCTCCAGACTTCTCAGAGTTTGAATTAGAGTTTAATGCGCTAGTACGTAAGCACTTCCCTCATTGGAGCGCTGTGGACATTAGCAAGCTGTAA
- a CDS encoding SLC13 family permease, whose amino-acid sequence MDINQFIVLAIFASTIFALIFSNQRPSTVFSGAVLLLLVSQQLSLDDILLNLTNKGLITLVLLLLVSSAIDKTALIKRIGRKLVSTSFSKSYWKLFSLTFVSSALLNNTAIVASLIGPIKQNQYHPASRLLIPLSYAAILGGTVTLIGTSTNLIVDSFLQEHGHPGFNFFDFTLYGLVAGLSCGVLMFVLTPLLPNIANKNDNYQEYMVEAKVNVGSELIGKTVEQNHLRNLPELFLVEVVRDGNLISPVGPDLVIAENDKLIFTGNVQKLDNLSHIKGLTTFAETDGILRESLTEVVVANRAQIIGQTIKNLGFRALFDSAVVAIRRDGEQLSGKLGEIKLKAGDFLLLAAGPDFNTRQNLSKNFFILSEQKISRPLTNRQEWITLGGFLTVVTLAAADIISLAMGLLFLAAVLIGSKVTNNGEMKRNLPLNLIIVIVGALSLATSLESSGVIAISTAQLIPYLADTDWFIALIVVYLTTLLLTEFVTNNAAAALMFPFAYGLVEIIGAPLMPFALAVAFAASASFISPFGYQTNLLVFNAANYKFSHFIRIGLPISLLYSAIVLCLLNLTYLSH is encoded by the coding sequence ATGGATATTAACCAGTTTATCGTGCTGGCGATTTTCGCCAGCACGATTTTTGCGCTGATTTTTTCAAATCAGCGCCCGTCTACTGTTTTTTCAGGCGCCGTGTTATTACTATTGGTTTCACAACAATTGTCACTTGATGACATTTTGTTGAACCTAACCAACAAAGGGTTAATCACCCTTGTCTTGCTGCTGCTCGTCAGTAGTGCAATAGACAAAACTGCGTTAATAAAGCGTATTGGTAGAAAACTCGTGAGTACAAGCTTCTCTAAGTCGTATTGGAAACTGTTTTCACTCACCTTTGTGTCATCCGCGCTGTTAAACAATACCGCTATAGTGGCCAGCCTTATAGGGCCCATTAAACAAAACCAATACCACCCTGCCTCCCGCTTACTTATTCCGCTTTCTTATGCTGCCATACTCGGTGGAACAGTTACCTTAATTGGTACCTCGACTAACCTGATTGTAGATAGCTTTTTACAAGAACATGGCCACCCTGGTTTTAACTTTTTTGACTTCACCTTATACGGTTTAGTCGCAGGTTTAAGCTGTGGTGTACTCATGTTTGTGCTTACGCCATTACTGCCTAATATTGCAAACAAGAATGACAACTACCAAGAGTACATGGTTGAAGCGAAGGTAAATGTAGGTTCAGAGCTCATTGGCAAAACCGTTGAGCAAAACCACCTTCGTAACTTACCTGAGTTATTTTTGGTTGAAGTGGTTCGCGACGGGAATCTAATTTCTCCCGTTGGTCCTGACTTAGTGATTGCAGAAAACGATAAACTTATCTTTACTGGCAATGTGCAAAAACTTGATAACTTAAGCCACATAAAAGGGTTAACCACCTTTGCAGAAACCGACGGCATTTTGCGAGAAAGCTTAACCGAAGTGGTGGTAGCAAACCGCGCTCAAATTATCGGACAAACCATTAAAAACCTCGGTTTTAGAGCATTGTTCGATTCGGCCGTAGTGGCTATTCGCCGTGACGGCGAACAGCTGTCAGGTAAGTTGGGTGAAATAAAACTGAAAGCAGGTGATTTTCTATTACTTGCCGCTGGGCCAGATTTCAACACTCGACAAAATTTAAGCAAGAACTTCTTTATATTGTCTGAGCAAAAAATCTCTCGTCCGTTAACTAACCGGCAAGAATGGATAACCTTAGGCGGGTTTCTAACTGTGGTGACGTTAGCCGCGGCTGATATTATTTCACTCGCGATGGGTCTGCTATTTTTAGCTGCCGTATTGATTGGTTCTAAGGTAACAAACAACGGTGAGATGAAGCGAAATTTACCGCTCAACCTAATTATCGTGATTGTTGGAGCATTAAGCTTAGCCACGTCGTTAGAGTCTTCAGGGGTTATTGCCATTTCTACTGCGCAGTTAATTCCGTATTTGGCCGACACCGACTGGTTTATTGCGTTAATCGTGGTGTATTTGACTACCTTACTGTTAACGGAATTTGTGACCAATAACGCAGCTGCTGCGCTTATGTTCCCTTTTGCTTATGGACTGGTTGAAATCATAGGCGCACCGCTTATGCCATTCGCATTGGCCGTTGCCTTTGCGGCAAGTGCTAGCTTTATATCGCCGTTTGGATACCAAACTAACTTATTGGTATTTAATGCCGCTAATTATAAATTTAGCCACTTTATTCGAATAGGGTTACCTATCTCGTTACTGTATAGCGCTATCGTGCTCTGCTTATTGAACTTAACGTATCTAAGTCATTAA